A section of the Chryseobacterium scophthalmum genome encodes:
- a CDS encoding bifunctional 5,10-methylenetetrahydrofolate dehydrogenase/5,10-methenyltetrahydrofolate cyclohydrolase: MAEILDGLKVSKEIKAEIKVEVDKIIASKRRAPHLVAILVGNNGASKAYVNAKVKDCEEVGFQSSLVKFPSTVSESELLEKIDELNKDKSVDGFIVQLPLPDQVDQEKIINAIDPRKDVDGFHPTNFGKMALEMDTFLPATPFGILTLLERYNIETKGKDCVIIGRSKIVGRPMSILMGRKDFPGNSTVTLTHSYTKDIEEYTKKADIVITALGDPHFLKGEMIKDGAVIVDVGITRVDNDSPKGYYLAGDVDFDSCAAKASWITPVPGGVGPMTRAMLMKNTIIAYKTSVYND, from the coding sequence ATGGCAGAAATTCTTGACGGATTAAAAGTATCCAAAGAAATCAAAGCAGAAATCAAGGTTGAAGTTGACAAAATTATTGCAAGCAAAAGAAGAGCACCACATTTAGTAGCAATTCTTGTCGGGAACAACGGAGCAAGCAAGGCGTATGTAAATGCTAAAGTGAAAGACTGTGAAGAAGTAGGATTTCAATCTAGCTTAGTTAAATTTCCAAGCACCGTTTCTGAATCAGAATTGTTGGAAAAAATCGACGAACTTAATAAAGATAAATCTGTAGACGGTTTTATCGTTCAGTTACCTTTACCAGACCAGGTTGATCAGGAGAAAATCATCAACGCTATCGATCCGAGAAAAGATGTTGATGGTTTCCACCCAACAAATTTTGGAAAAATGGCTTTGGAAATGGATACATTCTTACCAGCAACTCCTTTTGGGATTTTAACATTATTGGAAAGATATAATATTGAAACGAAAGGAAAAGACTGTGTAATTATCGGAAGAAGTAAAATTGTGGGAAGACCAATGAGTATTTTGATGGGAAGAAAAGATTTTCCTGGGAACTCAACAGTTACTTTGACCCACTCTTATACAAAAGATATTGAAGAATATACTAAAAAAGCAGACATCGTAATTACCGCTTTAGGTGACCCTCACTTTTTGAAAGGTGAAATGATTAAAGACGGAGCAGTAATCGTTGACGTAGGAATTACAAGGGTTGATAACGATTCTCCAAAAGGATATTATTTAGCAGGTGACGTAGATTTTGATAGCTGTGCAGCAAAAGCAAGCTGGATTACGCCTGTTCCCGGAGGAGTAGGTCCTATGACAAGAGCGATGTTGATGAAAAATACCATCATTGCTTATAAGACTTCGGTCTATAACGACTAA
- a CDS encoding ABC transporter ATP-binding protein, producing MIEVKNLKKSFGDVEVLKGISTTFEKGKTNLIIGQSGSGKTVFLKSLLNVYQPSSGEILFDGRDINVMNREEKQHLRSEIGTLFQGSALFDSLTVEENIMFPLDMFTNLTFREKKRRVFEVIGRVHLDKANRKFPSEISGGMQKRVAIARAIVNHPKYLFCDEPNSGLDPYTSNVIDDLLLEITKEYNTTTIINTHDMNSVMTIGEKIVYLRLGIKEWEGNKDILITAGNKNLIDFVYSSELFKELREYLLENNKTIENTITKIDDNEKIN from the coding sequence ATGATTGAGGTAAAAAATCTTAAAAAGAGTTTTGGTGATGTTGAAGTGCTTAAAGGAATTTCAACCACCTTCGAAAAAGGTAAAACAAACCTGATTATCGGACAAAGTGGATCAGGAAAAACCGTTTTTCTTAAAAGTTTATTAAATGTTTATCAACCTTCATCAGGAGAAATCCTGTTTGATGGAAGAGATATCAACGTAATGAACCGTGAAGAAAAACAGCATTTACGGTCTGAAATCGGAACATTATTTCAGGGGAGCGCATTATTTGATTCTTTAACTGTTGAAGAAAACATCATGTTTCCGCTTGATATGTTTACCAATTTAACGTTCAGAGAAAAGAAAAGAAGGGTTTTTGAGGTAATCGGAAGAGTACATTTAGATAAAGCTAACAGAAAATTTCCATCAGAAATTTCCGGAGGGATGCAGAAACGTGTGGCAATTGCAAGAGCGATTGTAAATCACCCAAAATATCTTTTCTGTGATGAGCCAAACTCAGGATTAGATCCTTATACTTCTAATGTAATTGATGATTTGTTGCTTGAAATTACCAAAGAGTACAACACCACAACCATCATCAATACTCACGATATGAACTCGGTGATGACTATTGGCGAGAAAATTGTATACCTGAGATTGGGCATAAAAGAATGGGAAGGTAATAAAGACATCCTGATTACTGCAGGCAATAAAAATCTAATCGATTTCGTTTATTCATCAGAATTATTTAAAGAATTGCGAGAATATCTTTTAGAGAATAATAAAACAATTGAGAATACTATTACAAAAATAGACGATAATGAAAAAATTAATTAG
- a CDS encoding MlaE family ABC transporter permease translates to MLKNFFTAVGEYMILIGKSLQKPQKMRVFWKLFMREINDLGVNSFGLVIFTSIFVGAVVAIQMFNNFDASSFPIPPAFVGYATKAVLVLEFAPTIISLILAGKVGSYIASTIGTMRVSEQIDALDIMGVNSPNFLILPKIIACLIFNPLLIAISIVFGIGGGYIAGILTGNWTTADYITGIQMYMPNLFIYYAFAKTIVFAFVIATVPSYFGYFVKGGSLEVGRASTQAVVWTMVFIIISELILTQLILS, encoded by the coding sequence ATGTTAAAAAACTTTTTTACAGCCGTCGGAGAATACATGATTCTTATCGGTAAATCTCTTCAAAAGCCTCAGAAAATGAGAGTTTTTTGGAAGCTATTTATGCGAGAAATCAATGACTTGGGAGTCAACTCATTTGGGTTGGTTATTTTCACGTCTATCTTTGTCGGAGCCGTTGTTGCGATTCAGATGTTTAACAATTTTGATGCATCATCGTTCCCTATTCCTCCCGCATTTGTAGGTTATGCAACCAAAGCAGTTTTAGTATTGGAGTTTGCTCCTACAATTATCAGTTTAATTTTAGCCGGAAAAGTAGGTTCATATATCGCTTCCACCATTGGTACAATGCGTGTTTCGGAACAGATTGACGCTCTTGATATTATGGGAGTAAACTCTCCCAATTTTTTAATTTTACCTAAAATTATTGCCTGTCTTATTTTTAATCCGCTTTTAATTGCAATCAGTATCGTTTTTGGTATTGGTGGAGGTTATATTGCGGGGATACTTACCGGTAACTGGACGACTGCCGATTACATCACAGGAATACAAATGTACATGCCGAATCTTTTCATTTATTATGCATTTGCTAAGACGATTGTTTTTGCATTTGTAATTGCCACTGTTCCTTCTTATTTTGGATATTTTGTTAAAGGTGGTTCATTGGAAGTAGGTAGAGCAAGTACACAAGCCGTGGTTTGGACGATGGTATTTATCATCATTTCCGAATTAATTTTAACACAATTAATATTAAGCTGA
- the pgi gene encoding glucose-6-phosphate isomerase produces the protein MLSKINPTQTNSWKALDEHFGNNDFELRTLFQYNPNRFEEFSIKKDNFLFDYSKNLIDSRTKELLLNLAEECQLKDAISKMFSGDKINETEGRAVLHTALRDFSDEEILVDGENIKPQIKRVLDHMKSFSEKIISGDHKGFSGKEITDVVNIGIGGSDLGPVMVVSALKHFKTRLNVHFVSNVDGNHIAEVVKNLNPETTLFIIASKTFTTQETMTNANSAKDWFLKAGKQENVAKHFVALSTNVQSVKDFGIAEDNIFEFWDWVGGRYSLWSAIGLSIVLSVGYENFEQLLKGAENTDQHFQTADFSENIPVLMGLLGIWYRNFYAATSHAVLPYSQYLDRFAAYLQQGDMESNGKCVDRNGEFVEYETGPVIWGEPGTNGQHAFYQLIHQGTELIPADFIAYAKSPNKVSDHQDKLLANFFAQTEALAFGKNEEEVETELIASGKSEEEIDFLLNYKVFHGNTPTNSLLIKELTPFSLGQLIALYEHKIFVQGVIWNIFSFDQFGVELGKVLANKILPELESNEIISSHDSSTNGLINYYKGNK, from the coding sequence ATGTTATCAAAAATAAATCCTACACAAACAAATAGCTGGAAAGCCCTCGACGAACACTTTGGAAATAACGATTTTGAGCTAAGAACGCTTTTTCAATATAATCCAAACCGTTTTGAAGAGTTTTCTATCAAAAAAGACAATTTCTTATTCGATTATTCTAAAAATTTAATCGATTCTAGAACAAAAGAGCTTCTTTTGAATCTTGCAGAAGAATGTCAGTTGAAGGATGCTATTTCTAAAATGTTTTCGGGTGATAAAATCAACGAGACTGAAGGAAGAGCAGTTTTGCATACCGCTTTGAGGGATTTTTCTGATGAAGAAATTTTGGTTGATGGTGAAAATATTAAGCCACAAATCAAAAGAGTTTTAGACCACATGAAATCTTTCTCTGAAAAAATTATTTCAGGAGACCACAAAGGTTTTAGTGGAAAAGAAATTACGGATGTTGTCAACATTGGAATTGGAGGTTCAGATTTGGGACCTGTAATGGTAGTTTCGGCTTTAAAACATTTTAAAACAAGATTAAATGTTCATTTCGTTTCAAACGTAGACGGAAATCATATCGCTGAAGTGGTGAAGAATCTAAATCCTGAAACTACTTTATTCATCATTGCTTCGAAAACGTTTACGACACAGGAGACAATGACGAATGCAAATTCGGCAAAAGACTGGTTCTTGAAAGCCGGAAAACAAGAAAATGTAGCAAAACATTTTGTAGCTTTATCTACTAATGTACAATCAGTTAAAGACTTCGGAATTGCGGAAGACAACATCTTCGAATTCTGGGATTGGGTTGGTGGAAGATATTCATTGTGGAGCGCAATTGGCTTAAGCATTGTTCTTTCAGTTGGATATGAAAACTTTGAGCAATTATTAAAAGGTGCTGAAAATACAGACCAACATTTCCAAACGGCAGATTTTTCAGAAAACATTCCTGTTTTAATGGGACTTTTAGGAATCTGGTATCGTAATTTTTATGCTGCAACAAGTCACGCCGTGTTGCCTTATTCTCAATATTTAGACAGATTTGCAGCCTATCTTCAACAAGGAGATATGGAAAGCAACGGAAAATGTGTTGACAGAAACGGAGAATTTGTAGAATATGAAACAGGTCCGGTTATTTGGGGAGAACCGGGAACAAACGGACAACATGCTTTCTATCAATTGATTCATCAAGGAACAGAATTGATTCCTGCTGATTTTATTGCGTATGCGAAAAGTCCGAACAAAGTTTCTGATCATCAAGATAAATTATTGGCCAACTTTTTCGCTCAGACTGAAGCATTAGCTTTTGGTAAAAACGAAGAAGAAGTAGAAACAGAATTAATAGCTTCAGGAAAATCTGAAGAAGAAATTGATTTCTTGCTAAATTATAAAGTCTTCCACGGAAACACACCAACTAACTCGCTATTAATTAAAGAATTAACTCCTTTTTCATTAGGACAGTTAATTGCATTATATGAGCACAAAATATTTGTACAGGGTGTCATTTGGAATATTTTCAGTTTTGACCAGTTTGGGGTAGAATTAGGAAAAGTTTTAGCAAATAAAATTTTACCGGAACTTGAAAGTAATGAGATCATTAGCTCTCACGACAGCTCAACAAATGGGTTAATTAATTATTATAAAGGAAACAAATAA
- a CDS encoding type II toxin-antitoxin system RelE/ParE family toxin, translating into MEYKIVLSPKAEIEIDDAIQYYNQFSKSAARSFKKQLSDSYKKIRLNPFFEKKYNDVRFLPFSKYPYIVLFRVAEIAKKVFVLSVFCARQNPEKYP; encoded by the coding sequence ATGGAATATAAAATCGTTTTATCTCCAAAAGCAGAAATAGAAATTGATGATGCTATTCAATATTATAATCAATTTTCTAAATCAGCAGCAAGGTCTTTTAAGAAGCAACTTTCAGATTCTTATAAAAAGATTCGACTGAATCCTTTTTTTGAAAAAAAATATAATGATGTAAGATTCTTACCATTTTCGAAGTATCCTTACATTGTTTTATTTCGAGTTGCTGAAATAGCAAAGAAAGTTTTTGTACTCTCCGTTTTTTGCGCTCGCCAGAATCCGGAAAAATATCCATAA
- a CDS encoding acyl-CoA dehydrogenase family protein — MSNTFSKIRNAIELFRSIDLDQLSTISQKVDLPKLMHSFSKLDNKQLQGLSKMLDTNKKKKELPPIDGDFYDIYHTLTPEQREVQLKVRAFMEKEVKPLVNHYWLRDEFPHELIPKFQKLDICGVTYEGYGCKGMPFLMEGVIAMEMARIDASIATFFGVQSGLAMGSIYICGSEEQKQKWLPQMQKFEKIGAFGLTEPEVGSGAAGGLTATCKKTPEGWILNGEKKWIGNATFADVIIIWARDLDDGEVKGFIVEKDNPGFSVEKIKGKMALRIVQNGLITLKDCLVTEDNRLQNANSFKDTAKVLRMTRAGVAWMATGCARGAYESALAYTRTREQFGKPIASFQMIQGHLVEMLSNLTAMQTMVFRLSEMQDEDILKDEHASLAKVFCTMRTRDVVSRAREVMGGNGILLEYDVARFVADAEAIYSYEGTKEINSLIVGRSITGFSAFV; from the coding sequence ATGTCTAATACTTTTTCCAAGATCAGAAACGCTATAGAGTTATTCCGATCAATAGATCTTGATCAGTTGAGTACCATTTCTCAAAAGGTAGATCTGCCCAAATTAATGCACAGTTTTTCAAAATTAGATAACAAACAGTTGCAAGGTTTGTCAAAAATGCTTGATACTAATAAAAAGAAAAAGGAACTTCCGCCTATTGATGGCGATTTCTACGATATTTACCACACCTTGACTCCCGAGCAAAGAGAAGTTCAGCTTAAAGTAAGAGCGTTTATGGAAAAAGAAGTAAAACCCTTAGTGAATCATTATTGGTTGCGAGACGAATTTCCACATGAGCTGATTCCAAAATTTCAAAAACTGGATATTTGCGGAGTAACGTATGAAGGTTATGGTTGCAAAGGCATGCCTTTTTTGATGGAAGGAGTAATTGCAATGGAAATGGCGAGAATTGATGCTTCTATCGCAACATTTTTCGGAGTGCAATCTGGCTTAGCAATGGGCTCTATTTATATTTGCGGTTCGGAAGAGCAAAAGCAAAAATGGCTTCCTCAAATGCAGAAGTTTGAAAAAATTGGTGCATTTGGTTTGACTGAGCCTGAAGTGGGTTCCGGTGCAGCAGGAGGTTTGACGGCAACTTGCAAAAAAACTCCTGAAGGATGGATTTTAAATGGTGAAAAGAAATGGATTGGAAATGCCACTTTTGCAGACGTCATTATTATTTGGGCAAGAGATCTTGATGATGGAGAAGTAAAAGGTTTTATTGTTGAAAAAGATAATCCCGGATTTTCGGTAGAAAAAATTAAAGGAAAAATGGCGCTTCGAATTGTTCAGAATGGTTTGATTACTTTAAAAGATTGTTTAGTAACTGAGGATAACCGTTTGCAGAATGCCAATTCATTTAAAGACACTGCAAAAGTTTTGAGAATGACAAGAGCCGGAGTTGCATGGATGGCGACAGGTTGTGCAAGAGGAGCGTATGAAAGTGCTTTAGCTTATACAAGAACAAGAGAACAGTTCGGAAAACCAATTGCTTCTTTTCAAATGATTCAGGGACATTTGGTAGAAATGCTTTCGAATTTAACGGCGATGCAAACGATGGTTTTCAGACTTTCTGAAATGCAGGACGAAGATATTCTGAAAGACGAGCATGCTTCTTTAGCGAAAGTTTTTTGTACGATGCGAACTAGGGATGTTGTTTCCAGAGCACGAGAAGTGATGGGCGGAAATGGAATTCTGCTCGAATATGATGTGGCAAGATTTGTTGCCGATGCCGAAGCGATTTATTCTTATGAAGGAACGAAAGAAATCAATTCACTGATCGTTGGAAGATCAATTACAGGGTTCAGCGCATTTGTATAA
- a CDS encoding 7-carboxy-7-deazaguanine synthase QueE, with translation MNKEEDILLKEGKMLPVMEHFYTIQGEGAHTGKAAYFIRLGGCDVGCHWCDVKESWDPTLHPLMNAEEIAETAAKHCKIVVLTGGEPLMWNLDILTSKLKELGCTIHIETSGAYPLSGQIDWITLSPKKTGLPKEEIYAKAHELKMIVFNKNDFKFADEQAAKVSENCRLYLQSEWSKRDEMYPKITDFILANPRWQASVQTHKYLNIP, from the coding sequence ATGAATAAAGAAGAAGATATATTATTAAAAGAAGGTAAAATGCTCCCTGTGATGGAGCATTTTTACACTATTCAGGGAGAAGGCGCACATACAGGAAAAGCAGCTTATTTCATCAGACTGGGAGGTTGCGACGTTGGTTGCCACTGGTGTGATGTAAAAGAAAGTTGGGATCCAACGCTGCATCCCTTGATGAATGCTGAAGAAATTGCAGAAACTGCCGCAAAACACTGTAAAATTGTTGTTTTGACCGGTGGTGAACCATTAATGTGGAATTTAGATATTTTGACTTCTAAATTAAAAGAATTAGGCTGCACCATCCATATCGAAACTTCAGGAGCATATCCTTTGAGCGGACAAATCGACTGGATTACGCTTTCACCAAAGAAAACAGGACTTCCGAAAGAAGAAATTTACGCTAAAGCTCACGAACTTAAAATGATTGTTTTTAACAAGAATGACTTTAAGTTTGCCGATGAACAAGCTGCAAAAGTTTCGGAAAATTGTAGGTTATATCTTCAGAGCGAATGGAGCAAAAGAGACGAAATGTATCCTAAGATTACCGATTTCATCCTTGCAAATCCGCGTTGGCAAGCATCGGTGCAAACTCACAAGTATCTGAATATCCCATAA
- a CDS encoding exopolysaccharide biosynthesis polyprenyl glycosylphosphotransferase gives MQRIRYSRYLKSIIILLDLLVIAGVFVLYFFNTSRDLIHDQEIWYETSFPLLLVISFWILLSGRTKIYNISRNLTYILFVERIIIHFLLFIIGLVLIRKVSGNQFFGSELTWLSLYLFVFIFLLKSTVYFLIRYIRAIGVNHRNVMFLSENNSTDVLKKTIEERKDFGYKIFSYNSSEVNTEELVDFWKKNGIHTLFIPTENSFSNETEDKLFRLAEANKVHISLIPNISKNNFFFYDLGYIQTQPILTQAKYPLDYYSNFLLKRTFDIIFSVLVLLFICSWLFPIIAILIKKSSKGPVFFIQKRYGFHEEVFNCFKFRTMIVNEDSASKTTSPNDARITKIGKFLRKTSLDEMPQFINVLKGEMSIVGPRPHMLAVDNYYKPKIGRYTLRSLANPGITGLAQVNGLRGDSGDVEIEMNKRILADAFYIRNWSFILDIVIILKTILLVIKGDKNAK, from the coding sequence ATGCAAAGAATCCGATATTCCCGTTATCTAAAATCAATTATCATATTGCTTGACCTTTTGGTTATTGCAGGTGTTTTTGTATTGTATTTTTTTAATACATCCCGGGATTTGATTCACGATCAGGAAATATGGTACGAAACCTCTTTTCCTTTGCTACTTGTTATCTCTTTTTGGATTTTATTAAGCGGAAGAACTAAAATTTATAATATCTCCAGAAACCTTACCTATATCCTTTTTGTAGAGAGAATTATCATTCATTTTCTCTTATTTATAATTGGCTTGGTATTGATTCGAAAAGTGAGCGGCAATCAGTTTTTTGGTTCAGAACTAACCTGGCTCTCGCTTTACCTTTTTGTTTTTATATTTTTATTAAAATCTACTGTCTATTTTTTGATAAGATACATCAGAGCAATCGGAGTCAACCACAGGAATGTGATGTTTCTTAGTGAAAATAATTCGACGGATGTTTTAAAGAAAACAATAGAAGAAAGAAAAGATTTTGGTTACAAAATATTTAGCTATAATTCATCGGAAGTAAATACTGAAGAATTGGTAGATTTTTGGAAAAAAAACGGAATCCACACCTTATTTATTCCCACAGAAAATTCATTTAGCAATGAAACGGAAGATAAATTGTTCAGATTAGCAGAAGCCAACAAAGTGCACATTTCTTTGATACCGAATATCTCGAAGAACAATTTTTTCTTTTATGATTTAGGATATATTCAAACTCAGCCAATTTTAACTCAGGCAAAATATCCTTTAGACTATTATTCTAATTTTTTATTGAAGAGAACCTTTGATATTATTTTTTCGGTCTTGGTTTTGCTATTCATTTGTTCGTGGTTATTTCCCATTATTGCAATTTTAATTAAAAAAAGTTCTAAAGGGCCTGTATTTTTTATTCAGAAACGATATGGTTTTCATGAGGAGGTTTTTAATTGTTTTAAATTCAGAACAATGATTGTAAATGAAGATTCTGCATCTAAAACAACAAGTCCAAACGATGCAAGAATTACCAAAATAGGAAAGTTTTTAAGAAAAACAAGCCTTGATGAGATGCCACAATTTATCAATGTTTTGAAAGGTGAAATGTCTATTGTAGGACCCAGACCACATATGTTGGCTGTTGATAATTATTACAAACCAAAGATTGGAAGATATACCTTAAGAAGCTTAGCTAATCCTGGAATTACTGGTTTAGCCCAAGTAAATGGTTTACGAGGTGATTCGGGAGATGTGGAAATTGAAATGAATAAGAGAATTCTTGCCGATGCATTCTACATCAGAAACTGGAGCTTTATTTTAGATATTGTGATTATTCTAAAAACCATTTTATTGGTTATAAAAGGAGATAAAAATGCAAAATAA
- a CDS encoding MauE/DoxX family redox-associated membrane protein, with product MKIIKLIISLLFGLMFINAGLDKFLHYMPMEKPTPEQMELFAAFDKIFWLIPLVGAVEIIGGLLFIFPKTRALGAIVILPVMVGIVIHNFTMDKSPMGMSIAGVLFLINLWMIIDNKEKYRALLK from the coding sequence ATGAAAATTATTAAACTTATTATCAGTCTTCTTTTCGGATTAATGTTTATCAATGCAGGATTAGACAAATTTCTTCATTATATGCCTATGGAAAAGCCTACTCCAGAACAAATGGAACTTTTTGCCGCATTTGATAAAATCTTTTGGTTGATACCATTAGTTGGCGCTGTAGAAATTATTGGTGGATTATTATTTATCTTCCCAAAAACCAGAGCTTTAGGAGCGATTGTCATTTTACCAGTAATGGTAGGAATTGTAATTCATAATTTCACTATGGATAAATCTCCAATGGGAATGTCAATAGCCGGTGTTTTATTCTTAATTAATCTTTGGATGATTATTGATAATAAAGAAAAATATAGAGCTTTGCTGAAATAA
- a CDS encoding DUF4349 domain-containing protein, giving the protein MKTTYIRLTIATALLLGIYSCKKGEATVNDYELSTAADSASVESSDNISSAATMSIKDKQFIKTANVNMEVKDVYGATISIEKSVQELGGFVTHSNLQSKVISEDTYNTSNEEAMLVKKYQTENTMQVRVPTAKLGELLTLINDKKLFLNSRIINAEDVTSNIKYAEMEGKRIKKTSENISELKTTKDKVKMSDENMSEENQQQLANLDVTDNLKYSTVDIYIKEPKLRIAEIAITNSENIDNKYKFDFFYSAKNAFVEGYYLIQRIVIGLIVIWPILLIGGVLFYFYRKNKSNKKPIQADKE; this is encoded by the coding sequence ATGAAAACGACTTACATCAGATTAACCATCGCAACCGCACTTTTATTAGGAATTTATTCATGTAAAAAAGGCGAAGCTACCGTAAACGATTATGAATTATCAACAGCTGCAGATTCGGCTTCAGTGGAAAGTTCCGATAACATTTCTTCAGCAGCAACCATGTCTATAAAAGACAAACAGTTCATCAAAACTGCGAATGTAAACATGGAAGTAAAGGATGTTTACGGAGCAACCATATCTATCGAAAAATCGGTACAGGAACTTGGCGGATTTGTTACGCACAGCAATTTACAAAGCAAAGTAATTTCTGAAGACACTTACAATACTTCTAATGAAGAAGCTATGCTGGTAAAAAAATATCAGACCGAAAACACAATGCAGGTAAGAGTTCCCACCGCAAAATTAGGTGAACTTTTAACCTTAATTAATGATAAAAAACTGTTCCTGAATTCCAGAATCATCAATGCCGAAGATGTGACTTCAAACATTAAATATGCAGAAATGGAAGGCAAAAGAATTAAAAAAACCAGCGAGAATATTTCTGAACTCAAAACCACAAAAGATAAAGTAAAAATGAGCGATGAAAATATGTCTGAAGAAAACCAGCAACAGCTCGCAAATCTTGATGTAACCGATAATCTGAAATACAGCACAGTTGATATTTACATTAAAGAACCCAAGCTCCGAATTGCAGAAATCGCAATTACCAATTCAGAAAACATTGATAATAAATATAAATTCGATTTCTTTTACAGTGCAAAAAATGCTTTTGTTGAAGGATATTATTTAATTCAGAGAATTGTGATTGGGCTCATTGTAATCTGGCCGATTCTATTAATTGGAGGGGTATTATTTTACTTTTATCGTAAAAACAAATCTAATAAGAAACCAATTCAGGCTGATAAAGAATAA
- a CDS encoding outer membrane beta-barrel protein, giving the protein MKKLISAAFIGFSVFASAQISLAGKANVLIPTSSASWKNLKTAATNAVEQKGKNITGFNVGLSLKIDLPTALYVMPEIYYTNFSNEVTVQNDINAAQTTIKAKNSRVDIPVLVGVNVLGNLLSAYAGPVGSFNLAKSDNFDNFVQKVDAKEFTVGYQLGVQSEIKKLILSARYEGAFSKDQRKFINNVAGSSQEINYDNRSSLFLLGLGYKF; this is encoded by the coding sequence ATGAAAAAATTAATTAGCGCAGCATTTATAGGCTTTTCAGTTTTTGCTTCGGCACAGATTTCACTAGCCGGAAAAGCAAATGTATTGATCCCAACAAGCTCAGCTTCTTGGAAAAACCTTAAAACAGCAGCTACAAATGCTGTAGAGCAAAAAGGAAAAAACATTACCGGATTTAATGTTGGTTTATCTTTAAAAATCGATTTACCAACTGCATTATACGTAATGCCGGAAATTTATTATACCAATTTCAGCAACGAAGTTACTGTACAAAATGATATAAATGCAGCTCAAACTACCATTAAAGCTAAAAACAGCAGAGTAGATATTCCTGTTTTGGTTGGGGTAAATGTATTGGGTAATTTATTAAGTGCTTATGCAGGACCTGTTGGAAGTTTCAACTTAGCTAAAAGCGACAATTTTGATAATTTCGTGCAAAAGGTTGATGCTAAAGAATTCACTGTAGGTTACCAATTAGGTGTACAAAGTGAAATTAAGAAGCTAATTCTTTCTGCAAGATATGAAGGTGCTTTTTCTAAAGATCAAAGAAAATTCATCAACAATGTTGCGGGATCAAGTCAGGAAATTAATTACGACAACAGATCAAGCTTATTTTTGTTAGGTTTAGGATATAAATTCTAA
- a CDS encoding M48 family metallopeptidase has translation MKITHLLGIGAAAFAVAACTTNPMTGRKSLQIGTLNPQITSSAVQQYQQTLKESKVVTGAQAQMVKKVGNKIKIAAEQYYASIGRSADLSGYQWEFNLLQDNQVNAWCMPGGKVAVYTGILPITKDETGLAVVMGHEVSHALAGHGNERISQAMVAQYGGALLGSTISNAQWSSVFQQVYPVGSQVALLKYGRTQESEADEMGLNLMAIAGYDPRQAIPFWQRMEASSSGARQPEFLSTHPSPGTRVGDIQKDLPKALEYYKRAGGKV, from the coding sequence AATTGGAGCGGCCGCTTTTGCAGTTGCAGCGTGTACAACAAATCCGATGACAGGAAGAAAATCTCTACAAATAGGAACTCTTAATCCTCAGATAACTTCTTCAGCTGTGCAACAATACCAGCAGACTTTGAAAGAGTCTAAAGTTGTAACAGGAGCTCAGGCTCAGATGGTTAAAAAAGTAGGAAATAAAATAAAAATAGCAGCAGAACAATATTACGCAAGTATTGGTAGAAGTGCAGATTTGTCTGGTTATCAATGGGAATTTAATCTTCTTCAGGATAATCAGGTGAATGCATGGTGTATGCCGGGCGGAAAAGTGGCTGTTTATACAGGAATTCTTCCGATTACTAAAGATGAAACCGGGCTTGCAGTTGTGATGGGGCATGAAGTTTCTCACGCTTTGGCAGGTCACGGTAATGAAAGAATTTCACAGGCAATGGTTGCACAATATGGAGGAGCGCTTTTAGGAAGTACTATTTCAAATGCGCAATGGTCGAGTGTTTTTCAACAAGTTTATCCTGTTGGTTCACAAGTCGCTCTTTTAAAATACGGAAGAACTCAGGAGTCTGAAGCAGACGAAATGGGATTAAATTTAATGGCCATTGCAGGATATGATCCGCGTCAAGCAATACCGTTCTGGCAAAGGATGGAAGCTTCATCTTCAGGAGCGAGACAACCGGAGTTTTTGTCAACTCACCCAAGTCCGGGAACCAGAGTTGGAGATATTCAGAAAGATTTACCAAAGGCTTTAGAATACTATAAAAGAGCAGGAGGAAAAGTTTAA